The following DNA comes from Rhodohalobacter mucosus.
TAAAACAGCATCACCATTCAATTCATAATAGGAACCCGTTTCGGTTACATCCAGGCCTTCCAGCTCCACCAGCTCCGCAAAACCCGGCACCAGCGTGATTGATTCCAGCTCCTCAAGGTCGGTGATAATCGGTTCGGAGGTTTCATCTCTGTAGGTAAACGTATAGATATCGCTTTCACCCTCATTCTGCAGCGGTATCCGCCCGAATGCATCCCGGGCCGTTACCCGCCAGGCATATGTAGCTCCTTCTTCGAGCGGCAGAAATTCAAGCGTGTACGGCAGTACGGTCTGACCCGTAAGTGTTTCCTGCATATGTGCACGGTTGCTGTTAAGGGCCTGAAATGGGGTCTGCTCAGGAAAGACCTCAACCAGGAGAATATCATATTCAAACGTACCTCCGATGGAACTCACAACGGGTGTCCATGAAAATGTTGGTGTATCCATGGTTACATTTGCACCGTCCGGAACGGATACAAGGATGGGCGGGGTCGGGTATCGAACCGAAAACATAGCTCTTCCGGGAACCGTTACAATGCCGCTCTGCTGGGTAAAAGGCCTTGCGGTGATTTCAACGGTATAATTACCCTCCGGAATGGCACCGGTTTGAATCAGCTGATTGGTCAGCTCGCTGTCCAGTCCGCTCAAAATTTCATCAGCGGTCTCGCGAAACTGAATCTCTTCAAAAAAGGAGGAGAACACATAGCTTCCTGGTGTAAAGGCGATGGGCGCAGAGGTGATCCGTATCAGTTCCCGCCCATTTCTGCTGAGTGCAAAATCGAACACAAAATCCACAGGCACCGTACTAAAGCCGGAATAATTCAGAATAACCTGATATTGACCGTTTTCGAAGTTGTTTCGAATATCATCCGTAAAAGGTGTAGAAAGAACCGGCGGCACACCAATGATGGTAACCTGCGTGGAACTTTGTGCAACCGCTCCGTTGGTATTAAAAAGGCTTAGAAGCACGATAACAGCGATTCCGGCAAACCGGATAAGTGCGTTGCTATGTTTTGTTAAAAAGTTCATTCAGGTCTGTTAATCTGAGGGTTTAAAAACTTCTCTGATATTGAAAGCTTCCTTCAAGCTCACTGAATTCACGTCCCGCTCCGGATGTACTTCGGTTGGTTCTGGTGCGGAGCCTTAGTGAGAATGAGTCACGGGCAGTTAATCGGTATTGTGCATTCAGGCTGCCGGTAATCTGTTGTAATTTTGCCGTTACTGAATCTCCAGCGGGCAACTCTCTCTGCGTATTGTTAAAATTGATGCCGGCATTCGCACTCAGCGTTAAACTTCTGCTGAATAGTGAGTAGCTGCTGCCCAGATTCACACCAAAATTATCTATTTCGAGGCCATCCGAGCTGTTGGTGAGGTAATTTCCGGATGAGGTTAGTGTAAGTCCGTTCGGAAGGCTTACCGAGTAGTTCAGGCCACCTGTGAGAGAGTAGGACGAAAAATCACTCACCCCCTGCTGATTTCCGCCAAATTGGCTGTCGATGGAAAGATATCCTGCATTAAGCGTGATATTGTGCGAATAGCTGCCCGAAAGAATAGAGTATCCCGGCTGCAGCAAAACATTGTGTGATGACTGGGTTTGTGAGCCGCCTATGATATCTTCAGAGCCGGATGCGGGGTTTACATCAATGAGAAGCAGGTTGTATGTGGTGCTGAGCGTAAAACGATCTGTGACCTGCATTTGTATGCTCGTTCCTGCGTTGATATTGTTCTGGGTCTGAAGCCTGTTACCGAGAAGATTATCGCGGCCGTATGAGAAGCTGGAATTGATGTTCAGACGGTTACCCAGCAGACGAACGACTGGATTCACGCTCACTTTTTCAAAATCATCCCTGCTGCGTCCTCTGCCCAGTGACTCGAAACCCGGCTGCACGCGCTCATACCCCAGGGTCATATTAAACATGTCGAGGGTCAGAGTGGCATCGGCTAATCCGGCAAAGTTGATTCTGCTGCTCGATCGCGGTTTAAAAATATTTTCAAAGAAAGAAGGCAGGGGGATTTCGTTATAAGGAATGTATTCGCTGTTGATATCCCGCGTAAAGATCGACGTGGTTACCTGACTGGCAAGTGTAAAGCGTCCGTCAAAAAACTGAACCTGAAAATCAGGGGTTACGGTGAGGTTTTCCTGCGGATTGATCTCCAGTACGCCGTTAGTGTCATCCAGGTCTCTGCTGTCGATGGCGTAAAATGTACTCAGATGAAAGTAGGAGCCTGAACCGGAGCCATAGCCTATTTTTGTTCCGTACGCCCACTGTTCAAATGAAGGTTCCCTGAAGCCGGTCTCTACACTGGGCTTTACTGCTCTCTGCGAGCGGCCTCCCACCGCTTCAAAGAGGAATTTTCCCGGATTTAGCTTAACGTATCCGCCTCTAACCGTGGCACCGTTTAATCCATACTGAGAAAACCGTGAATTGATATCTCCTACCTGAACGGTGACCCATTTCCAGGAGGCGTTGTAACGAAATGCATTCATATTCTGACGGAAACCGCTGTCGTCTGTAGAGTAGAACATATTGAGCCCGGAGCTCAACCCGAAAAGTGAAAAGTTAAGGTTGGCCGTCGATTGTATCATACCCGGCGGGCGGCGGTTTTCAATACCGTCAACGGCATACGCGCTTGCCGTGAGGCCTATGCTGCCCCCTGCAGAAATACGGTCCGTACCCGAAAAGAGTCCGTTTTGCGCCGAAGCAGCGTTGAATGAAACTGCTGCAAGCAAAACACCCCAAAAAAGACCAACATTTAATTTGCACACTATTTGCAAACCTCTACCCTCCATTATTTATGGCTTCATTTCTATAAGCGTACTTCAGATACCAATTGTATCATTGAATTCGATTTTTTTTCCATTCAGCGCGCTTAGCCTCATCAGAAATTGAAACAGACATGTTAAACCCGTTTCTTTATCCGCTCACCAATCAGATATTAATTCGTTCTATAGAGGATTTACTGAATGACCGATACCCAGATTTTCAGCCACATTGCATCTGCGCTCTCTCTCGCGCCTAAACAGGTTTCAACCGTAGCAGGTTTAATTGATGAAGGTGCAACCATACCCTTTCTGGCCCGATACCGCAAGGAAGCTACGGGCGGGCTGGATGAAGAGCAGCTTCGGGAGGTTCGTGACCGGATTGAGTTTCACAGAACGCTCGAGGAGCGGAAAAAAACCATACTCAAGGCAATCAAAGAGCAGGACAAGCTTACCACGGAGCTGAAGGAGGAAATTATACAGTGCAGCGATCTGAAAACACTGGAGGATCTCTATCTGCCCTATAAGAAAAAACGCAAAACCCGCGGTGACATGGCCAAAGAGAAAGGGCTCGAACCGCTTGCAAAACTTATCTGGGAACAGAATATAACCCATGGCAATCCTCTTGAATATGCAAAAGAATATATCAGCGAAGAGCATGAACTACCCGATGCTGAAACCGCACTTACAGCTTCGCTAGATATTGTTGCTGAATGGATCAATGAGTCGGTAGAACTTCGTGATCGTCTGCGAACAATCATCCGAAAACACGCTCTTCTGAAATCGAAGAAAAATCCGGTGGTTGAAAAAAGAACCAATTTTGAAATTTATTATGATTTCGTAACACCGGTTCGCCATATCAAACCGCACCAGGTTCTTGCCCTTAACCGCGGTGAACGGGAAAATGTGCTGTTTGTGAACCTTGAGCTGAATACCGGCCGTACTCTTGACAGCCTGGATGATCTTGTGATTACCGATGACATGAGTATTTTTACACCCTATCTTCAGGATGCCGTTGAGGATGCCTACAAACGGCTGCTGATACCCTCTCTCGAACGGGAACTGCGCAATGAACTCACTGCAGCCGCGGATGAGCATGCCATTGCCACCTTTGCCACCAACGTCAGAAACCTGCTGCTTCAGCCGCCTTTGAAAAATCATATTGTGATGGGTATTGATCCCGCGTTCCGCACAGGTTGCAAGGTGGCTATCATTGATGAGACGGGGGCTTACCTCGAAGGAACCACGATCTTTCCCACACCGCCTCAGAATAAGATTTCGGAAAGCGCAAAGGTGGTTAACCGGCTGATCGACAAACACGGTGTGACTCTGATTGCCATCGGTAACGGAACGGGCAGCCGGGAAACGGAACAATTTATTGCAGACGTGATCCGCGATAGAAAGGATTCCAGGCCGGATGAGGAGCTGAGCTATCTCATCATCAGCGAGGCCGGTGCTTCTGTCTACTCAGCATCAGCAGTTGCACGGGAAGAGTTTCCGGATTTGAACGCTTCACAAAGGGGAAATATATCCATCGCGCGCCGCGTACAGGATCCACTTGCTGAACTGGTCAAAATTGACCCCAAATCCATAGGTGTGGGTCTCTATCAGCACGATGTAAACCAGTCAAATTTATCAAAAAAACTGGACGATGTGGTTGAGAGCTGCGTAAATGAAGTGGGCGTAAACCTGAATACCGCCAGTTCATCGCTCCTGACGCATATCTCCGGACTAAGCCGTTCTGTAGCCCGAAATATCATAGAGCATCGCGAAACCGCCGGAAGGTTCAAAAACCGTGAGGAAATTAAAGAGATCAGTGGTGTAGGCGACTTCCGCTTTCAGCAGGCTGCCGGGTTTATGCGTATTCCGGACGGAGATCACCCTCTCGACAATACCGCCATCCATCCGGAAAGTTATGGGGCTACTGAAAATCTGTGCAATCTGTTTGGAATTGACATTGACAACCTATCCGATCAGAAAGAGAAGATCGAAACAACACTGAGCTCTATCGATATATCGGATGTCGCGAACCGGCTCGGAATCGGCATGCCCACACTTGAACTGATTATCGAAAACCTGCAAAAACCGGGACGTGACCCGAGAGAGTCGCTGCCCAAGCCGCTTATGCGTCAGGATGTGATGAAAATGGAAGATCTCTCATCAGGCATGAAGCTTGAAGGCACCGTACGAAACGTGGTCGATTTCGGTGCTTTTGTGGATATCGGCGTGAAACAGGACGGTCTGCTTCATATCTCACAGATGAGTAAAGGCAGGGAGCGCATCAGTGATCCGCATGATGTTGTTTCGGTGGGTGATATCATCAATGTTGAAATTACAAACATCGACGCTGAACGCGGACGAATTGGTCTTTCTTTGGTGTAAAATTATCACCGCAGAGACGCTGAGGACGTGGAGCTTATCTTTTTGCTCTTTCTAAGTTGTGGAAACTGTCAAAACACCTTTGCGCCCTCCGCGACTCTGCGGTACCCCTTATATTTTATTCTACCTGTAATTCATATTCGATAAATACCACATTCAGCTGGCTGGTATCGATTTCGTAGCTGGTTTCGGTGAACATATCTACCGTAAAACTACCCGCCTGATCCGTCAATACAAGTGTTCCGTCAGCCTGAACAACATCCGTTGCCCACTCCAGTGTGATCAGGTTACTCTCATCACCGGACTCCAGGTTGATTTGCCAGCTCACCTGTGTGAGCGTCCGGCTGCGAATATCGGTAAAATAGTTTTCACCTTCCCTGAATAGCCAGACGTAAAATGCACCCGGA
Coding sequences within:
- a CDS encoding Tex family protein, which gives rise to MTDTQIFSHIASALSLAPKQVSTVAGLIDEGATIPFLARYRKEATGGLDEEQLREVRDRIEFHRTLEERKKTILKAIKEQDKLTTELKEEIIQCSDLKTLEDLYLPYKKKRKTRGDMAKEKGLEPLAKLIWEQNITHGNPLEYAKEYISEEHELPDAETALTASLDIVAEWINESVELRDRLRTIIRKHALLKSKKNPVVEKRTNFEIYYDFVTPVRHIKPHQVLALNRGERENVLFVNLELNTGRTLDSLDDLVITDDMSIFTPYLQDAVEDAYKRLLIPSLERELRNELTAAADEHAIATFATNVRNLLLQPPLKNHIVMGIDPAFRTGCKVAIIDETGAYLEGTTIFPTPPQNKISESAKVVNRLIDKHGVTLIAIGNGTGSRETEQFIADVIRDRKDSRPDEELSYLIISEAGASVYSASAVAREEFPDLNASQRGNISIARRVQDPLAELVKIDPKSIGVGLYQHDVNQSNLSKKLDDVVESCVNEVGVNLNTASSSLLTHISGLSRSVARNIIEHRETAGRFKNREEIKEISGVGDFRFQQAAGFMRIPDGDHPLDNTAIHPESYGATENLCNLFGIDIDNLSDQKEKIETTLSSIDISDVANRLGIGMPTLELIIENLQKPGRDPRESLPKPLMRQDVMKMEDLSSGMKLEGTVRNVVDFGAFVDIGVKQDGLLHISQMSKGRERISDPHDVVSVGDIINVEITNIDAERGRIGLSLV